The sequence below is a genomic window from Syntrophales bacterium.
CGAACCGGGAGATGTCGGAATGTCCCATGTGGACCCTCATGTTCGCCGCCACGAGGAAGAGGCAGGCCTTCATGGTCGCGTGGTTCACCACGTGCAGCACGGCCCCGATGAACCCCAGGGGGTTTGCCATGCTGACGCCCAGGCCTATGTAGCCTACCTGGGCCACGCTGCTGTATGCCAGCATACGCTTCAATTCACTCTGGGCGATGGCGAGTATGGAACCGTAAATAATGCCCGCCGCGGAAAGCCATCCCAGGATCGTGAGAACAGGAATGCCCTTGCTGACAAGGTTTGCTCCGTAAACAAAGAACAGCGCCCTGATCAGAATGTATGAAGCCACTTTTGTTCCGATAGGCGCGATCAGCGCCGAGGTCGTTGAAGGGGCCAGCGTGTAAGCGTCCGGCAGCCATCCGTGCAGGGGGAAAATGGCCATCTTGATTGCAATGCCCACAACCATGAAAACAAGGGCGATAATGATGGCCGGGTCGTTGTGGGGCTGCAGCAGGGGGATGATGAGCGCCAGGTCGGCCATGTTCAGGGATCCCGTGTTTATATAGAGGAAGCCCAGGCCGAGGAGATAGAAGGAGGCTCCCACGGTACCGAGGATGAGGTACCGCAAGGCGGCGAAGGCCGACCCCCGTTCTCCGGTCGCGACGAGTCCATAGGACGCGAGAGAAGCGATTTCAAGAAACACGAAGAGGTTGAAGAAGTCACCGGTTATAACAATACCGTTGAGGCCCAGCATGAGCAGCATGGCCACGGAATAGTAAGGAACAACCTTCCTCACGAGTTCGATCTTGTTTACGTGGAGGGAATGGACCAGCACGATGGTGGCCACGATGTTGATGACCACGGCCACGAAGCCTGACAGATGGTCAATGGAATATTCAATGCCGAGGGGCGGAATCCAGCCGCCGAAATGGTAGTGCAGGGGACCGTACCGGACCACGTGAACAAGCATACCCACGGAGACGGCCGAGGCGAGGGCCGCCGCCGCTACCGCCATGGGGTAGGCGTACTGCCGGTACTTGATCTTCGTCAGGGCGATAAGCAGGCACGCCGTGAGGTAGATAACCGGTATGAGTGCGGGAGCGTTTCTTACCATCGCTTCATTTCTTCGATCAGTTTTTCTTCGTCGACCGTCTTGTAGTGTTTATAAATGATAATCAGGAGAGCGTAGGCCACACCCGTCGTCGCGACACCCACAACGATCGCCGTCAGCATCAGCGTGTGGGGAAGCGGGTTGATGTAAAGAGCCGTGCTTCCAAGTCCGATGTCCGGGTCGTATATGGGAACGGTGGCGTTCCACTTAACGGCGCAGGACACCCAGAATAAAATGATGGCCCCCTGGAAGATGTTCAGGCCGATGATCTGCTTCACCAGGTTCCTCATGAACAGAACCGCGTAGAGTCCTATACAGAGGAGGACGAAGACAAAAAAGTAGCTGTAGTGTCCGAGCAAGAATTCCATCGTTATTCGTCTTCCCTTCGATACAGTTCCCGGGGTTCATCTTCTTCCAGAAGGTCATCGTAGATGGAAACCAGTATACCCATGACGGCGAGCCCGATGCCGACCTCGACGACAAGGATGCCGAGCGACCTGAGCATGGGGCCGTCAACGCCGGGAATGATGAAATGGGCGTAATTCAGCACTTCTCCGCCGTTAAGCATGCATATCACGCCGACGCCGAAGAAAATTGAAACTCCCACGACGCCGATCGGAGTACCCCAGATTCTTCTGAACTGGAGCTCCGATATGCGGCTTCCGGCAGTCAGGCGGATCAGGAGGATGCTTGCCGCCAGCAGGGCGCCTCCCTGAAATCCTCCACCGGGACCGTAGTGGCCGTGAGCGATGACGTAGGCCCCGAACATCATGATGAAGGGGCTGATCATTCTGCTAACGATTATGACGATCGGACTTTCGTCTCTCTCTTTCACGTGGACCCCTCGTCGTTCTCAATAAAAGGAAACAGATCAACCCCGCCGTGAGGATGACAACTTCTTCCCCGAGCGTATCGTAGCCTCTGTAGTCGGCCAGGATGACCGCCACCATGTTCGGTGTCGCCGCGTCATCGTAGGCGTTCAGTATATAGTGGGTGGCCGCGTTGGGCGTTCCGGCGATGCTTGTTTCAGCGTTCAGCGGCGCGTAGGCATCGCCCCTGTTCGGAAGGCCGCTTGAACCGTAGATAAGAACTGCCCCGAAGGCGACAAGAGCAACAAGCCTCAAGATCCTGAACCGGGACTGTTTTTTTTC
It includes:
- a CDS encoding cation:proton antiporter subunit C, which gives rise to MEFLLGHYSYFFVFVLLCIGLYAVLFMRNLVKQIIGLNIFQGAIILFWVSCAVKWNATVPIYDPDIGLGSTALYINPLPHTLMLTAIVVGVATTGVAYALLIIIYKHYKTVDEEKLIEEMKRW
- a CDS encoding DUF4040 domain-containing protein; its protein translation is MYWQLEITLMVFIVLTAWVAVLSKNILTAAVNLTIFSFLMALAYISMGSIDVGFTESVVGAGVTGLFIIIAIFKTSPIAIEKKQSRFRILRLVALVAFGAVLIYGSSGLPNRGDAYAPLNAETSIAGTPNAATHYILNAYDDAATPNMVAVILADYRGYDTLGEEVVILTAGLICFLLLRTTRGPRERERRKSDRHNR